From Columba livia isolate bColLiv1 breed racing homer chromosome 5, bColLiv1.pat.W.v2, whole genome shotgun sequence, one genomic window encodes:
- the SVIP gene encoding small VCP/p97-interacting protein: MGLCLPCMGGAVKDVVETPDPEIKRRQLAEAAEKRQMEASSRGIKNVYSVEQKKKKQEEIEKRMAASGSGGEGGLRWQVG, from the exons ATGGGGCTGTGCCTGCCCTGCATGGGGGGCGCCGTCAAGGACGTGGTGGAGACGCCCGACCCG gaaataaaaagaagacaacTAGCAGAAGCTGCTGAAAAGAGGCAGATGGAG GCTTCCTCTCGAGGGATTAAGAACGTTTACTCTgtagagcaaaagaaaaagaaacaggaagaaatagaaaaaagaatggCAGCTTCGGGTtctggaggagaaggaggactAAGA TGGCAGGTTGGATAA